TACCACCGGGGAAGATCGTGCAGAGGCAAGCAATTCGTTTTAGTATAGAGAACGTCCCGTCCATCAGCCAAGAGACGCTCTCCAGTTGGGGGAGCGGAGTCGGGAAAAAATCATGAAAATTTCCGCGCAACGACTCAGCGCCGGTCCGCATCTCCCAAAGTAGGCAGGAGGAATGACCGTGACAGACGCCCATGCACAACCCGAACATTATGCCGATTATCTGCGGATGTTGGCGCGATCGCAGATTACCTCGCGGTTGCAGGCCAAGCTCGATGCCTCGGATATCGTGCAGCAAACCCTTCTGCAGGCGCATCGCAATCAGCATCAATATCGCGGCCAAACCGAGGCGGAATGGGTGGGCTGGCTGCGGGTGATTCTGGCCAATGTGCTGGCCACGGAATTGCGAAAATTCCATACGCAGGCTCGCGATCCGGCCCGGGAAATGTCCATCGAAGCCTCGCTGGATCATTCGGCCTCGCGGTTTGACAATCTGCTGGCGGCAGATCAGACCTCGCCCAGCGAACGGGCGGGCCGCAGCGAACAGCGGTTGCAACTGGCGCGAGCGTTGGCGCAATTGCCCAACGATCAGCGAGAAGTGATCGAACGGCACCATCTGATGGGGTGGACGATTGCCGAGGTCGCGGAGCAGATGCAAAAGAGCAAACCGGCGGTGGTCGGGCTGCTATTCCGCGGGCTGAAACGATTGCGGGAATGCCTCTCGGATCAAGAAGGGAGCACCCATGCCACGAAATCCTCGGGATGACTCCACGCAAGATGCCACGCCGCGGGCGGATTCGCAATCGGGGGCGGGGGGCACGATGGACGAACGCTTGGCCGAAGTGCTGTTGCAGTACATGGAGCAGGTGGAATCTGGCAGTGCCCCGGACCCGGTGGAACTGCTGGCTGCTCATCCCGAATTAGCGACGGAGTTGCAGGAATTCTTCTCCGCACGCGAGCAATTGGAGGGGATCGCGCCCAATCGGCGCATCCGCTCCAATCCCGTACGAACCCCTGCCGCCGCGCCGACAGAGGGAATGGGTCGATTGGGGGATTTTCGACTCATTCGTGAAATCGGTCGCGGCGGCATGGGCGTCGTGTACGAAGCGGAACAGCTTTCGCTGGGTCGGCGGGTGGCGCTGAAGGTGCTGCCGTTTGCTGCCTCGTTCGATCCGCGATCGTTGCAACGCTTCCAAAACGAAGCCCGAGCCGCTGCTTGTTTGCATCATAGCAACATCGTGCCGGTGTTTGCCGTCGGCAACGAGCGTGGCACGCACTATTACGCGATGCAATTCATTGATGGGCAAAGCCTTTCGTCGCTGATTCAATCGCTGCGGCGAGAGCGCGGGCTGGACGAAGAAGTTCCGCTGCCCACGCCCTT
This DNA window, taken from Tuwongella immobilis, encodes the following:
- a CDS encoding sigma-70 family RNA polymerase sigma factor, with the protein product MTDAHAQPEHYADYLRMLARSQITSRLQAKLDASDIVQQTLLQAHRNQHQYRGQTEAEWVGWLRVILANVLATELRKFHTQARDPAREMSIEASLDHSASRFDNLLAADQTSPSERAGRSEQRLQLARALAQLPNDQREVIERHHLMGWTIAEVAEQMQKSKPAVVGLLFRGLKRLRECLSDQEGSTHATKSSG